The genomic window CGCGCTTCACCTGCGCGGCCGCGTCGTACTCGCCCTCCGCCTCCACGGACACGCACCCGTAGTCGGGATGCTCGATCTCCATCACCGCGAAGCGAGTGCCCGCGGGCCGCGCGAGCAGGCGGACGCTGGGGTTGAACACGTCGAAGATGAACGTCCCGCCCGGCGCGAGGTGCCGGCGCACGGCGCTGAAGCAGGCCAGCAGGTCGTCCGCGGCGTGTAGATGGAGCAGCGAGTTGCGCGCGATGAAGATCAGCGGGAACGACTCGCCGAGATCGAACGAGCGGATGTCGCCCTCCACCAGCTCGGCGGAGGTGGACGCCTGGCGCAGCCTTTCCGCGGCGGCGCCAAGCATCTCAGGCGACAGGTCCACGCCGACGCAGCGCGTCCCGGCCTGCGC from Longimicrobium sp. includes these protein-coding regions:
- a CDS encoding class I SAM-dependent methyltransferase; translation: MSERFYSDPRLYDLLFPPGEYARFYAEEARRAGSPVLELACGTGQLLAPIAQAGTRCVGVDLSPEMLGAAAERLRQASTSAELVEGDIRSFDLGESFPLIFIARNSLLHLHAADDLLACFSAVRRHLAPGGTFIFDVFNPSVRLLARPAGTRFAVMEIEHPDYGCVSVEAEGEYDAAAQVKRETWYFSAPGRPDFWTAPLAVRCIFPQELPLLLEAGGLRLEARYGDFAGGPFHGRSARQLCVCRAA